In a genomic window of Verrucomicrobiota bacterium:
- the truA gene encoding tRNA pseudouridine(38-40) synthase TruA codes for MNPPPQRLKLVLAYDGRPFSGWQSQPNGNGVQDHLKAALRAVSSLDLTVVGSGRTDAGVHALGQVAHVDVPPGRYPPETWRRALNAHLPATIRILGCRLVPATFHAQHAVKRKSYFYRVWSGDTLHPLEIGRAWLFPWPITLATLMAGAEKLAGTHDFAAFAANRGQPESSTVRTLYRVRVRRAGSLLTLHFEGNGFLYRMVRLLTGSLLQVAAGRKDLPWLQWLLTAPSGRKTNHCAPPDGLYLEAVKYRIYIRDSGGQSR; via the coding sequence GTGAATCCGCCACCGCAGCGACTCAAGCTCGTGCTCGCGTACGACGGCCGGCCTTTCAGCGGTTGGCAAAGCCAGCCCAATGGCAACGGCGTGCAGGACCACTTGAAGGCGGCCTTGCGAGCCGTTTCCAGCCTCGACCTGACCGTGGTCGGTTCGGGGCGCACGGACGCCGGGGTCCATGCCCTCGGACAGGTGGCGCACGTCGATGTCCCACCCGGACGATATCCCCCTGAGACCTGGCGGCGCGCGCTCAATGCCCATCTACCGGCGACTATCCGCATTTTGGGCTGCCGGCTTGTTCCGGCCACCTTTCATGCGCAGCATGCGGTGAAACGCAAAAGCTACTTCTACCGGGTCTGGTCGGGAGACACGCTGCACCCGCTCGAAATCGGGCGCGCCTGGCTTTTTCCCTGGCCCATCACGCTGGCGACGCTCATGGCCGGCGCTGAAAAACTGGCCGGCACCCACGATTTTGCCGCGTTCGCCGCGAACCGCGGCCAACCCGAAAGCAGCACCGTCCGAACCCTCTACCGCGTGCGGGTCCGGCGCGCGGGTTCGCTGCTCACCCTCCACTTTGAGGGAAACGGTTTTCTCTATCGCATGGTCCGCCTGTTAACCGGCAGCCTGCTGCAGGTGGCAGCCGGTCGCAAAGATTTGCCGTGGTTGCAATGGTTGTTGACGGCGCCGTCCGGCCGAAAAACTAACCACTGCGCGCCGCCGGATGGCTTATACCTGGAGGCGGTGAAGTACCGGATCTATATTCGTGATTCCGGAGGGCAATCTCGCTAA
- the ruvX gene encoding Holliday junction resolvase RuvX — protein MKRWLGIDLGEARIGLAISDQLGAMAHPLRTLTNSPQVLDEICAVVTAEGVGGVVLGLPKNMDGSLGPAAAKATAFADRLRAKLPALQVVLWDERLTTMEAQRVLHAAGRNTKRSRKVIDQVAAQILLQNYLDAQTLSGNL, from the coding sequence GTGAAACGCTGGCTCGGCATTGACTTGGGTGAGGCCCGGATCGGGTTGGCGATTTCCGATCAACTTGGCGCGATGGCTCATCCGTTACGGACGCTGACGAATTCGCCACAGGTGCTTGATGAGATTTGTGCAGTGGTGACGGCCGAGGGCGTGGGCGGCGTCGTGCTGGGGTTGCCCAAGAACATGGACGGCAGCCTCGGCCCGGCTGCCGCGAAAGCCACCGCGTTTGCGGACCGGTTGCGGGCAAAGCTTCCGGCCTTGCAGGTCGTGCTCTGGGACGAACGGCTGACCACGATGGAGGCGCAACGGGTACTGCACGCCGCAGGCCGGAACACCAAACGGAGCCGGAAGGTAATCGACCAGGTGGCGGCGCAGATCCTGCTGCAGAATTACCTGGATGCGCAGACCCTGTCCGGGAATCTCTAG
- a CDS encoding NTP transferase domain-containing protein, which yields MSNTLHALVLAGGSGMRFWPLSRRATPKQLLRLFGGQTLLEETVRRLEGLIPAENILVLTNDEQVASVRAALPGHPAENIFSEPEKRDTAAAIALGVGLVAARNPDATMVVLPADARIGDRTAFQSDLQAAADAAEQSGQLVTIGVTPTWACPGFGYIERGERFAGKVPDTYEVVRFREKPNPDLAESFFRSGNFFWNAGIFVWTVRSILSEFNRHAPDLGEFVSVVRNTPDLRKEISERFPTLRKLSIDYAILEKTNRVLVKAATFDWDDVGSWTALGKYLNQLRHHNAANCPLSVENSSHNIVFSNDGVHVALLGVNDLVVVQTRDALLICNRHEAEGIKHLVANLPKELQ from the coding sequence ATGTCGAACACCTTGCATGCTCTCGTGCTCGCCGGCGGCAGCGGAATGCGTTTTTGGCCCTTAAGCCGTCGCGCCACCCCAAAACAGCTGCTGCGTCTCTTCGGCGGACAAACGCTTCTGGAGGAAACCGTCAGGCGTCTCGAGGGATTGATCCCGGCGGAAAACATCCTGGTTCTGACCAATGATGAACAGGTCGCCTCGGTCCGGGCGGCACTTCCGGGCCATCCCGCCGAAAACATTTTCAGCGAGCCGGAGAAGCGGGATACCGCCGCAGCCATCGCCCTGGGGGTAGGGCTCGTTGCCGCGCGGAATCCGGATGCCACGATGGTGGTTTTACCGGCCGACGCCAGGATCGGCGACCGGACGGCCTTTCAGTCAGACTTACAGGCAGCCGCCGACGCTGCCGAGCAAAGCGGGCAGTTGGTCACAATCGGCGTCACCCCGACCTGGGCCTGCCCGGGGTTCGGTTACATCGAACGCGGTGAACGGTTCGCAGGCAAAGTTCCCGACACTTACGAGGTGGTGAGATTCCGTGAAAAACCCAACCCCGATCTTGCCGAAAGTTTCTTCCGCAGCGGCAACTTCTTTTGGAACGCCGGAATTTTTGTGTGGACCGTGCGGAGCATCCTGTCGGAGTTCAACCGGCACGCCCCCGACCTGGGCGAGTTTGTCTCGGTGGTTCGCAACACGCCGGACCTGCGAAAGGAGATCAGCGAACGGTTCCCTACCCTGCGTAAGTTGTCGATCGATTACGCCATTCTGGAAAAAACCAACCGGGTGCTCGTGAAGGCGGCGACCTTCGACTGGGACGACGTCGGCAGCTGGACCGCCCTCGGCAAATACCTCAACCAGCTCCGCCACCACAACGCCGCGAACTGCCCGTTGTCAGTAGAAAATTCGTCTCACAACATTGTCTTTTCCAACGACGGAGTGCACGTTGCCCTGCTTGGGGTGAACGATCTGGTGGTGGTCCAGACGCGTGATGCGTTGCTGATCTGCAATCGTCACGAAGCTGAAGGCATAAAACATCTGGTCGCTAACCTTCCGAAAGAACTTCAATAG
- a CDS encoding arginine N-succinyltransferase, translating into MFPDFILRPIEESDLPSLKRLAESIKGGMTSLPPQADALEERIYQSQRSFDHRIRTAGGDHYLFVLEDRRNGEIVGTAGIIARVGGFDPFYTYEVRRERFIHSPLKIDKEMEVLHLKLDHKGPSEVCSLCLRPEYRKAGLGQLLSLSRFLFMASFPQRFDERVIAELRGFTNEAGLSPFWEALGRHFFHQTFAEADFLSGIGQKEFIRDLIPRYPIYKAMLPPDAQAVIGRVHRDAEPALRILLNQGFQLSHEVDIFDAGPLLRAERPDIKAVRNAHVAIVSEIRRLPSAEPHLIAHVSLSFRACLGAVELMDDGTLAITAETAARLRAQPGSRLIYLQLHKSGQREQTEVPAAASSNPSEH; encoded by the coding sequence ATGTTTCCAGACTTCATTTTGCGTCCCATTGAGGAATCGGACCTGCCCAGCCTGAAGCGGCTGGCGGAGTCGATCAAGGGCGGGATGACTTCGCTGCCGCCGCAGGCCGATGCGCTGGAGGAACGGATTTATCAGTCGCAACGCTCTTTCGATCACCGCATCAGGACCGCAGGCGGTGACCATTACCTGTTTGTGCTCGAAGACCGGCGGAACGGCGAGATTGTAGGTACGGCCGGCATCATCGCGCGCGTGGGTGGCTTTGACCCTTTCTACACCTACGAAGTGCGACGGGAACGATTTATCCATTCCCCTCTCAAGATCGATAAGGAAATGGAAGTGCTCCACTTGAAGCTGGACCACAAGGGTCCCTCCGAGGTATGCAGCTTGTGCCTCCGGCCCGAATACCGCAAAGCCGGCCTCGGCCAGCTACTTTCCTTAAGCCGTTTTCTTTTTATGGCGTCTTTCCCGCAGAGATTCGATGAGCGGGTCATTGCCGAACTGCGCGGCTTTACCAACGAGGCGGGATTATCCCCCTTTTGGGAGGCACTCGGACGCCATTTCTTTCATCAAACGTTCGCGGAAGCGGATTTTTTAAGCGGCATCGGCCAGAAAGAATTCATTCGCGACCTCATTCCCAGGTACCCGATCTATAAGGCCATGCTGCCCCCGGATGCTCAAGCCGTGATCGGGCGCGTGCATCGGGATGCGGAACCGGCCCTGCGCATCCTGCTGAATCAGGGGTTCCAGCTTTCGCACGAGGTGGATATCTTCGATGCGGGGCCGCTGCTGCGGGCCGAGCGTCCGGACATTAAAGCCGTCAGGAATGCGCACGTCGCGATCGTTTCAGAAATCCGCCGGCTACCGTCGGCCGAACCGCACCTGATCGCCCACGTGTCACTCTCGTTTCGTGCCTGCCTCGGCGCGGTGGAACTGATGGACGACGGAACGCTGGCCATCACGGCCGAGACCGCCGCCCGCCTGCGCGCGCAGCCCGGCAGCCGCCTCA